The Methanobrevibacter sp. sequence TTCACATTTCCTGAAGTCAGTCTAACGCTGACAGTTACCCTTTCATTGACAGTGACATCCTTGATTTCAACATGCAATCTGGTTTTCTTTTGTGAAATGTTGATTACATAACTGGCATTTGATGCATGATAATTGTTATCGCCTTTATAATAGGCCTTAACAGTATATACTCCAGTATCCAGTGGTGAAATATACCACAATGCAATCGCTTCATCAATCACCTTGTCCCTTGATGTGTAATATCCTGGCATGCTGAATGAAACAACACCAGTTGCTTTTGGGGACAAGTAAGCGTAAATCAAAATATTCTCCCCAAGACCTGCATCAGCCTCAATGCGAATAGCTGACTCTGCTTTAAACACATCAAATCTGGTCGAACTGGATGAGCTGATATAGTAAGCATTTCCTTCATAGACGGCAGTCAGATTATAACTGCCTGCATTCAAATCACCTAACTCCAGAACCGCTTCACCATTGCCGATACTGACAGTTTTGGTAATGTTTCCTATTGTGAATGTTACATTACCTGTTGTGTTACTGTCAAGTTTGGCGGTGGCCTTGAATATTTCACCATAGACAATATTATTTAATGTTAATGAAACTGGACTTCTTAAATCCCTGATGTAAAAACTGGAATTCAGTGAATTCATGTTGTAGTTAGCATCACCGCCATAGGAAACGTTTATTGTGTGGTTTGCCCCAGAAATGTTTGATACAAACAGAACTGCACGATTATCTTTAATTTCAACTACATATTCCACTCCGTCCAAAACAAACATTACATCACCACTGGCGTTATTGGATAGTGTCAATGTAATGTTTGCATCTTCACCAGAGATTACATTACTAACAGCCAAATCAAATAGGGAATCTGCTTTCCTGACATTGAATTGTGAAGATTTACTAGAAGAGTTGAAGTAATCATTAGTATAATGGGCATTTAAAGTATATGTGCCGGCATTGACATATTCAGCGATTAATACAGCCTTTCCATTGACAATATCAACAATTTCACTTAAAACATTGGAAATTGTAAAATTGACTCTTCCATTTACGTCCTTATCAAAGCTTGCAGTAAATGTTACTTGATTGGCGTAAGTGGCATTGGTTGATGTAAGGTTAAAACTGATTTTTTTAACTTCGACAACATTAGTTACCGTTTGATTTTTATAATTTGCCTTAACTGTGTAGTTGCCTTTTTCCAGATTTAGCTTAAAGTATCCGTAACCGTCATCATTTGTTGTAACATTGTATAATCTATTTTCGAAGTTGACTGTTACTATTCTTGAGGGCAGCGGCACACCGCTAGGTTCAATCAATCTAACTGAATAATTAAAGTCATTGTGTTCATATGATACCACATCACCACCAATCAGTATGGCCTCATCGGCAATGCCTATTGTTGTATTCCAATCCGCTTCTGCCCAGTAGCCATCACCCTCATAGTAAACGTAAATGTAATTGGTTCCCTTATCATAAGTTACCTGGAAATTGGCCTGTCCATTTGTCAGATTCAATTTGTATATTTTATAGTTAATTATGACACGTACTTCACCGGTACAGTTCACGTTGCTGGTTTTAACAAGAATACTGCCTTTAAAAGTAGTTTCATTATAGTTTACTTTAACATCCAATGTTGTCGGATATTTCAGGACACTGAATGATGCTGTGGACATGGCTTTTGAAAACTTGGCATTTCCGTCAAAAATCAATTTTAAATTATATTTTCCATCTTTTAAATTAGAAACAGTAATGGAAGTTGTTGTATCATTCAAAAATATCAGATAATTGTTGCCGTTGATATTTAAGATTGCCTCTCCTCTCAAATCATCTGGTGTAACTGTGATTTTAATGGTCTGTGTCTCACCAAGCATTATATCCGGTGCTGTGATATTAAACACCGGCGTGTATTTCTTGATTTTTAAAATGCCGCTGATATTGCATGCTTTGAAAAATGCGTTTTCCATGTAGGCTATTGTAATATTGTACTCTCCCTCACCAAAACCTGTCAATGAAATCTTATTTACCTGATTGTCATATAGATAAATCATTTTCTTTCTGATGCCGTCAACATATAATACTGCTGTTGATTTGGATCCTTCAGGCTGGAGCTGAACATTAACATAGAAACTTTCATCAATGAAAAACTCAGGAATTTCCAGATTCATGTAGGTGTCTCTTTTATTGACAGCGACCTTTGAAGTATGGTATGATTTAAAATAATTTTCAGTACCATTAAATGATATTTTTAACTCATAATTTCCAGGATTTAAATTGCATATTGTATAATTTGCACATCCATTTTCTAGCGACATATTGTACTGATTATCGCCAATACTGAGTATAATCATTCCATCCGGATTTAAATTATCATCACCCTTAACATTGATATTAATGTTTAAATCATCCATATAACTTAGATTATTATTTACATCAACTATGATGTTTGTTTTTATTTTTCCCACATCAACTTCAACGATTTTGGTAAAATCATTTAAAATCACAGGTATCCTATATAATCCTTTCACCTGAGTATCACTATAAGTATAGAATAGCTGATCTGTTAAATTGTAAATGCCACTGTTGATGTTGATTTCTACTTTTGGAATAAAATCCATATTTAAGACACCCTGATTGTTTGATGTCCATTTGACAGTGATAGTAGCAGATTGGTCAATATTTAAAGAAGAATAATCTGGACTTATGTTTAAAACCAGCCAACTGTTGAGTTTTTCATCCAAATTAACGGCATTTGTAACATATGGATTTTCATTTGAACCCCACCAGTTATTGTCAAGAGAAATCATATCTCCGCTGCTGATATAAACATCCTTTGATACTCCTTCAAAAGGAGCGTTTCCCAAAAAGAGATTATAGGACAAGTTTAATTTGCCTGAACTGTAGATTGTAGGTGAACCCCTGGTCGGTGTTGAGTAAACTCCAGTGTTGTTTCTAAAAATATTGCCATGTGCAGTTAATGTTCCTGCATTATAAATTGCACCATAGACATACTGGAAATTAGCCTTAGAAACGACACTGTTCTCAATTATTGAATTGGTTAATTTGAATTTGCCAACATTATAAATCACCCCTCCCCTTGACTCCTGTGCAGAGCGGGAGTTAGTAATTAATGTGTTATCCATTATCAAATCATTGTTGTTGTAGATTACACCTCCGTATGAAAAATCATCACTGTCTGATTTTAGAAATTGGGACTGATTGATTACCAGTTTTCCATTGTTGTAGATGCTTCCGCCATGGGAAAATAGCCCAGAGGTGGAATGTGCGATATTTGAGATGAATTTGGAATTGACAATTGTTAAAGTGCCGTTGTTGCTTATTGCACCACCATAAATGTACTTGTTGTTGGCACTGTAATCCAGAACATTTGACTGGAAAGTACAATTATCAAGCATGACAATTGCATTTCTTATTTCCAGTGAAGAACCATAAACAGAATCAGGATAATTTATACTGTAAGATTCAGGAGATTTGTAAGCATTAATAAACTTAATATTTTTAAAAGTGACTTTAACATTGCCAGTTATTGTAAACAAGTAGTTTTTAGACTCCCCATCGATAACTGTATTGTTTCCAATGAAATTTAGTGATTTATCAATAGTGATTCTTGTGTTTTTATCACCTCTGTAAGTATCGCTGCTTAAATATATGTCCGTGTTGTTTTCTGCATTGTCTACTGCCTGACTGATTGACTTAACTGGTGTTTGAATATCACCATTATTTAAATCATTGCCTCCTTGATTATCAACATAAATTGATGAATCCTGATTAATATCCTCTAATTCCATTGCATCATTCGTTTCAGCACTTACATGTGAAATGCTTAATACCAATGTAAGTAAGAGGAATATCAGTATTGTTTTTCTTAAAATCTTTAACACCTCAGAAATTTATCGCCAATGTTTTAATTTTTGTTAAAGATATTATATAAAAATATTGAAAAAAAGTAGAACAATTAGTCAAAAATATTTTTGACTAATCGAAATTTGAATTTTTACGTCTATAACCAACAATGAATAATATCAATATAGCTATTACATAAAATATTGAAGGTATAAACTCACTCTTGGTTAAATCTTCAAGTTCATATGCTTTTTTGGAAACACTTGGAGATTCACCACCGGATTCTGATGTGGCGACTAATGATTCCAACCCTGCATCTGACGGGGTTGCATCAGTATTGTTAGATAGATAATCAGATGAAGTAGTGACCGTTATCAGGTTGGATGAATTGCTATACGAATTAGAATTGCCTCCATTAGATACTTCACCATTAACACCATTACCATTCCCATTATGGCCATTGTCTGTCGATGTGTTGATGATTCCTGGTGTGTACAACCCACTATTGTGTGAAGATGTTCCCGGAATCAGCGGATTATAGTTCGGCTTATCCTTATTGTTTATAGGATTAATGGATGAACCCTCAATAACATTGGAAATTCCATTATTGTTGACTGGAGTAGTATATGAATACTCCCCACCATTGTCAATCTTATTGTTTTGATTTGCAAAGTAATCAAAAGCCCTTATGACCTGGTTGTTTTCGAAATTGATGTTGTCATGATTTGACAAGTCACCATATCCAAAACCGTCATAGCCGTTTTTTGCCTTATCATTATATGATACCAGCAAATTATCTGCAACAGTTGAATTTACAGAATTCAACAGATACACTGATTTAAAACCGTCACTGAATACAGTATTGTTTTTAATTGAATACTTATGATCACCATCTGTAGACTGACGATAGCTTACACCAAAGATATTGTCATCAACATTAACTGGACCTACACTGTGCACTTCAATAATATTGTTTTCAATTATTGCATTTGAATCCTGGGATTCGATGCCTGCCACCAATGCCCATTCATGGGTTCCTGCAAGACCTGTAACATTAATGCGATTATATGTTATTGACAACTCCGTACTGCCATGATAGTTCTGAGAATATATTCCAATGTTTGGACCGTTTGAAAATGAATACAGGTTGTTTTTTGTTATATTCACTTTAGTAATTGGCCCTGAAATCTGTATCGGATAAGCAGTTCCCGCAGCCAGTCTT is a genomic window containing:
- a CDS encoding Ig-like domain-containing protein, encoding MLKILRKTILIFLLLTLVLSISHVSAETNDAMELEDINQDSSIYVDNQGGNDLNNGDIQTPVKSISQAVDNAENNTDIYLSSDTYRGDKNTRITIDKSLNFIGNNTVIDGESKNYLFTITGNVKVTFKNIKFINAYKSPESYSINYPDSVYGSSLEIRNAIVMLDNCTFQSNVLDYSANNKYIYGGAISNNGTLTIVNSKFISNIAHSTSGLFSHGGSIYNNGKLVINQSQFLKSDSDDFSYGGVIYNNNDLIMDNTLITNSRSAQESRGGVIYNVGKFKLTNSIIENSVVSKANFQYVYGAIYNAGTLTAHGNIFRNNTGVYSTPTRGSPTIYSSGKLNLSYNLFLGNAPFEGVSKDVYISSGDMISLDNNWWGSNENPYVTNAVNLDEKLNSWLVLNISPDYSSLNIDQSATITVKWTSNNQGVLNMDFIPKVEININSGIYNLTDQLFYTYSDTQVKGLYRIPVILNDFTKIVEVDVGKIKTNIIVDVNNNLSYMDDLNININVKGDDNLNPDGMIILSIGDNQYNMSLENGCANYTICNLNPGNYELKISFNGTENYFKSYHTSKVAVNKRDTYMNLEIPEFFIDESFYVNVQLQPEGSKSTAVLYVDGIRKKMIYLYDNQVNKISLTGFGEGEYNITIAYMENAFFKACNISGILKIKKYTPVFNITAPDIMLGETQTIKITVTPDDLRGEAILNINGNNYLIFLNDTTTSITVSNLKDGKYNLKLIFDGNAKFSKAMSTASFSVLKYPTTLDVKVNYNETTFKGSILVKTSNVNCTGEVRVIINYKIYKLNLTNGQANFQVTYDKGTNYIYVYYEGDGYWAEADWNTTIGIADEAILIGGDVVSYEHNDFNYSVRLIEPSGVPLPSRIVTVNFENRLYNVTTNDDGYGYFKLNLEKGNYTVKANYKNQTVTNVVEVKKISFNLTSTNATYANQVTFTASFDKDVNGRVNFTISNVLSEIVDIVNGKAVLIAEYVNAGTYTLNAHYTNDYFNSSSKSSQFNVRKADSLFDLAVSNVISGEDANITLTLSNNASGDVMFVLDGVEYVVEIKDNRAVLFVSNISGANHTINVSYGGDANYNMNSLNSSFYIRDLRSPVSLTLNNIVYGEIFKATAKLDSNTTGNVTFTIGNITKTVSIGNGEAVLELGDLNAGSYNLTAVYEGNAYYISSSSSTRFDVFKAESAIRIEADAGLGENILIYAYLSPKATGVVSFSMPGYYTSRDKVIDEAIALWYISPLDTGVYTVKAYYKGDNNYHASNASYVINISQKKTRLHVEIKDVTVNERVTVSVRLTSGNVNLTDKVIVKLHSREYRVNVRDGKGSLVIGRLPIGTYNYEAIYEGNENYTHERVSGSFRVDEMIGVNLNSRNITMYYGADKKLEAVLTDASNNPLKNQIINIKLNNKVYQLTTDDDGKVYLDLNLKVGNYIASVMYNGSEKYLSKELNISIEVKTTVTGIDVTKLYGTSTQYFAIFLDSNGRALADTKVKFKIGDKTFTATTLPNGISRLNINFKPGNYLIQAINPKTGEIAKNRIYIFNRLMGNNDLAKNYCENKYYKVRAYTNNGKPVGTGINVKFKIAGKTYTVVTDKNGYAGLKINLKPGTYAITANYGGVTVKNKVVVKSIIKNIKVEKSAKIVKVSLKKVNKKYMKDKKLTLKIAGKKITAKTNKKGVATFKIKNSIAKNLKIGKKYTLTVTYLKDTVKKSLVVK
- a CDS encoding right-handed parallel beta-helix repeat-containing protein; translation: MIGFRRKLIFGLLLMILAMSFVQAGEVNLTDNSTEVLKAPVVPDTPDKPDLVVNDTVYITPNNIDEYFKDNTLTEDYDGKTFVFEGSFNNIGKLSVNAKNVTIKGENAILKNTVFDISKDNVSLANLKFDLDSDFSDNDGAAILFNGNNLNLDNLDINYNVPLNTEAYAICGVGNRPSSMNLRLTNSRINFEGHNNNAKVYNYAVKVINYDDFLMENNTITTALPLKDVNHGVHGTSLDSDFVLSVGFENCNRLKFINNKIISEVNYRPDSLYPTLDGLLISKCDNALIANNSIHMSDFVTYPGLDNYLYGIDIYNLNNLTVMNNDISMVTTGGRLAAGTAYPIQISGPITKVNITKNNLYSFSNGPNIGIYSQNYHGSTELSITYNRINVTGLAGTHEWALVAGIESQDSNAIIENNIIEVHSVGPVNVDDNIFGVSYRQSTDGDHKYSIKNNTVFSDGFKSVYLLNSVNSTVADNLLVSYNDKAKNGYDGFGYGDLSNHDNINFENNQVIRAFDYFANQNNKIDNGGEYSYTTPVNNNGISNVIEGSSINPINNKDKPNYNPLIPGTSSHNSGLYTPGIINTSTDNGHNGNGNGVNGEVSNGGNSNSYSNSSNLITVTTSSDYLSNNTDATPSDAGLESLVATSESGGESPSVSKKAYELEDLTKSEFIPSIFYVIAILILFIVGYRRKNSNFD